The proteins below come from a single Natrinema sp. SYSU A 869 genomic window:
- a CDS encoding aryl-sulfate sulfotransferase translates to MIARSRASLARAGSLLSRNRLRVAFLVVIVLSAAVVANASTNSLSTASAEDVPDAPPTENHTVVTESGRAGTITAYAPDGEVVYYNNTRTKYFDVDPVESEPLTVEYTATDTIHDEGPTCSDPPCALNVIERANLSTGEVEVLYERYDYKETAGEWHDADRINETHIVVADIVADQVFVVNTETEVVEWLWDAQSEFPVEGGGAYPGDWAHINDVEYIEDGEMEGRIMASLRNQDQVVFLDPAEGLLEDWTLGAENEHDVQYEQHNPDYIPESRGGPAVVVADSENGRVQEFQREDGEWTRTWEWSDDRMQWPRDADRLPNGNTLVTDTHGNRVIEINESGDIVWQVESTLPYEAERLETGDESAGGHSARELGLESRTAAESDDEGGDLFGFDPFGFLGDLIESILPHRIYNGLLFATPVWIGPSEFAAIAIALLTGLLWVGLEVRWQLRDAGVRFRLPVYREGD, encoded by the coding sequence ATGATTGCCCGATCGCGCGCCTCGCTCGCTCGCGCCGGCTCGCTCCTCTCGCGAAACCGGCTCCGAGTCGCGTTTCTCGTCGTAATCGTCCTCTCGGCGGCCGTGGTCGCCAACGCGTCCACGAACAGCCTCTCGACGGCGTCGGCCGAGGACGTTCCGGACGCACCGCCGACGGAGAATCACACGGTCGTGACCGAGTCGGGTCGTGCCGGGACGATCACTGCCTACGCCCCCGACGGCGAGGTCGTCTACTACAACAACACGCGGACGAAGTACTTCGACGTCGACCCCGTCGAGAGCGAGCCGCTGACCGTCGAGTACACCGCGACGGACACGATCCACGACGAGGGACCGACCTGTAGCGACCCGCCGTGTGCGCTGAACGTCATCGAGCGCGCGAACCTCTCGACCGGCGAGGTTGAGGTGCTCTATGAGCGCTACGACTACAAGGAGACCGCCGGTGAGTGGCACGACGCGGACCGCATCAACGAGACCCACATCGTCGTCGCCGATATCGTCGCGGATCAGGTGTTCGTCGTGAACACCGAGACCGAGGTCGTCGAGTGGCTCTGGGACGCCCAGAGCGAGTTCCCCGTCGAGGGCGGCGGCGCGTATCCCGGTGACTGGGCGCATATCAACGACGTCGAATACATCGAGGACGGCGAGATGGAGGGCCGGATCATGGCCAGCCTGCGGAATCAGGATCAAGTCGTCTTCCTCGATCCAGCAGAGGGCCTGCTCGAGGACTGGACGCTCGGCGCGGAAAACGAGCACGATGTCCAGTACGAACAGCACAATCCCGATTACATCCCTGAAAGCCGGGGCGGGCCGGCTGTCGTCGTCGCAGACTCCGAGAACGGCCGCGTCCAGGAGTTCCAGCGCGAGGATGGCGAGTGGACCCGCACCTGGGAGTGGTCCGACGACCGGATGCAGTGGCCGCGTGACGCAGACCGCCTGCCGAACGGGAATACGCTCGTCACCGACACGCACGGCAACCGCGTCATAGAGATCAACGAGTCCGGCGATATCGTCTGGCAGGTCGAATCCACGCTCCCCTACGAGGCCGAACGCCTCGAGACCGGTGACGAGAGCGCAGGCGGGCACAGCGCCCGGGAACTCGGTCTCGAGTCGCGGACAGCGGCCGAGAGCGACGACGAAGGCGGGGATCTGTTCGGATTCGATCCGTTCGGGTTCCTCGGTGATCTCATCGAATCGATTCTCCCCCACCGGATCTACAACGGTCTCCTCTTCGCGACGCCGGTCTGGATCGGTCCGTCGGAGTTCGCGGCGATCGCCATCGCGCTCCTAACGGGACTGCTCTGGGTCGGCCTCGAGGTCAGGTGGCAACTCCGAGACGCCGGAGTCAGATTCCGGCTGCCGGTCTATCGTGAAGGCGACTGA